The proteins below are encoded in one region of Chrysemys picta bellii isolate R12L10 chromosome 4, ASM1138683v2, whole genome shotgun sequence:
- the PTGDR gene encoding prostaglandin D2 receptor, with amino-acid sequence MAAATEYSCRDSRTIQGGESALPGSLLFSAGLLGNLLALFLLGQQRLRRGRPPRASAFYLLVSGLAVTDLLGKCLLSPMVLVAYARNRSLSELWPGGGEPGRLCQLFAFLMAFFGLAPTLLLLAMALECWLSLGHPYFYQRHLRRCRRAAALLAPAAAAALGALFCALPLLGFGATVQYCPGTWCFIRMAGGSAPARGYSVLYASLLGALGLAIGLCNLASMRSLYRMARRSHRRSVPTAGRAPAGPRMEELDHLVLLALMTVLFTVCSLPLIIRAYVGAFATNLDEKADLTALRFLSVNSIVDPWVFIIFRTSVFRKFLHRVCRRLNSKKAATPRLL; translated from the exons ATGGCCGCCGCCACCGAGTACAGCTGCCGGGACAGCCGCACCATCCAGGGCGGCGAGTCGGCGCTGCCCGGCTCGCTGCTGTTCAGCGCCGggctgctggggaacctgctcgCCCTCTTCCTGCTGGGCCAGCAGCGGCTGCGGCGCGGGCGGCCCCCGCGGGCCTCCGCCTTCTACCTGCTGGTCAGCGGGCTGGCGGTGACCGACCTGCTGGGCAAGTGCCTGCTCAGCCCCATGGTGCTGGTGGCCTACGCCCGCAACCGGAGCCTGAGCGAGCTGTGGCCgggcggcggggagccgggccgcctgTGCCAGCTCTTCGCCTTCCTCATGGCCTTCTTCGGGCTGGCGcccacgctgctgctgctggccatggcCCTGGAGTGCTGGCTCTCGCTGGGCCACCCCTACTTCTACCAGCGCCACCTGCGGCGCTGCCGCCGGGCCGCCGCCCTGCTGGCcccggccgccgccgccgccctggGCGCCCTCTTCTGCGCCCTGCCGCTGCTGGGCTTCGGCGCCACCGTGCAGTACTGCCCGGGCACCTGGTGCTTCATCCGCATGGCCGGCGGCAGCGCCCCCGCGCGGGGCTACTCCGTGCTCTACGCCAGCCTGCTGGGCGCGCTGGGGCTGGCCATCGGGCTCTGCAACCTGGCCAGCATGCGCAGCCTCTACCGCATGGCCCGCCGCTCCCACCGCCGCAGCGTCCCCACCGCCGGCCGGGCCCCCGCCGGCCCGCGCATGGAGGAGCTGGATCATCTCGTCCTGCTGGCCCTCATGACCGTCCTCTTCACcgtctgctccctgcccctcatC ATCCGTGCTTATGTCGGAGCGTTTGCCACTAACCTTGATGAAAAGGCAGACCTGACGGCCCTGAGGTTTCTATCTGTGAACTCCATCGTGGACCCCTGGGTGTTCATCATTTTCAGGACATCCGTTTTTCGCAAGTTCCTACATAGGGTTTGCAGAAGACTGAATTCTAAAAAAGCCGCGACGCCTCGGCTGTTATGA